One Myripristis murdjan chromosome 18, fMyrMur1.1, whole genome shotgun sequence DNA window includes the following coding sequences:
- the LOC115376896 gene encoding LOW QUALITY PROTEIN: gastrula zinc finger protein XlCGF71.1-like (The sequence of the model RefSeq protein was modified relative to this genomic sequence to represent the inferred CDS: inserted 4 bases in 2 codons), which translates to MKVHTDKPFNCSECDKTFTDKQRLNIHMKVHTGERRFSCSECDKXFSDKHVLHQHMRVHTGEKPFSCSVCHQDFRDQTSFKVHMRIHAGERPFSCSECDKRFKRKSNLDTHMQVHTGEKPFSCSECDKRFSSQYNLKIHMSVHTGERPFNCSECDKRFSCQYNLKLHEXVHTGERPFSCSECHKTYSVKTNLKVHMRLHTGEKHLAAQNVTKAFQISMSYTGT; encoded by the exons ATGAAAGTCCACACAGATAAACCATTTAACTGCTCAGAATGTGACAAAACTTTTACAGACAAACAACGCTTAAACATTCACATgaaagtccacacaggagagagacgATTTAGCTGCTCAGAATGTGACAA CTTTTCAGATAAGCATGTCTTACACCaacacatgagagtccacacaggagagaaaccatttagctgctcagtttgCCATCAAGATTTTAGAGATCAAACTAGCTTTAAagtacacatgagaatccacgcAGGAGAGAgaccatttagctgctcagaaTGTGACAAACGTTTTAAACGTAAAAGTAacttggacacacacatgcaagtccacacaggagagaaaccatttagctgctcagaaTGTGACAAAAGATTTTCATCTCAATATAACTTGAAGATTCACATGagtgtccacacaggagagagaccaTTTAACTGCTCAGAATGTGACAAAAGATTTTCATGTCAATATAACTTGAAGCTTCACGa tgtccacacaggagagagaccattcagctgctcagaATGTCATAAAACTTATAGTGTTAAAACTAACTTAAAAGTACACATGAGactccacacaggagagaaacattTAGCTGCTCAGAATGTGACAAAAGCTTTTCAGATAAGCATGTCTTACACAGGCACATGA
- the LOC115376888 gene encoding butyrophilin-like protein 2 isoform X2: protein MVALVDRGSLPSGRSVMAFCHTVCLLLAHSCHGQHQLIGPPQPIVAIVGDDVILPSHLEPATDAADMPVDWMRPDLDHSLVHQRYKGQEVVTRQNPSYVGRTSLFTDKLKHGNVSLKLSEVKLSDEGGYRCLLPSLPRESFIELIVGAASSPVINVTKSSSGVVLECESKGWYPEPELFWLDAEGKLLSAGAPETVRGPDGLYTVSSRVTVEKSHSNSFTCRVQQLSINQSRDTHIHVPGAASSPVLNMTKSSSGVVLECESKGWYPEPELFWLDAEGKLLSAGAPETVRGPDGLYTVSSRVTVEKSHGNSFTCRVQQSKIQQTRETQIHVPDDLFPPNHAIAITVRVVVPVMCISAVVFILWKKESLRNQDRDTA, encoded by the exons ATGGTTGCACTGGTGGACAGAGGGTCTCTTCCATCTGGACGCAGTGTGATGGCTTTCTGTCACACTGTCTGTCTCCTTCTAGCACATTCCTGTCATG GTCAGCATCAGCTGATTGGTCCTCCTCAGCCAATAGTGGCAATagttggtgatgatgtcattctGCCGAGCCACCTGGAACCTGCCACAGACGCTGCAGACATGCCAGTGGACTGGATGAGACCTGACCTGGACCACAGTTTGGTGCACCAGCGGTATAAAGGTCAGGAGGTTGTGACACGTCAAAACCCATCCTACGTGGGAAGAACGTCTCTTTTCACTGACAAACTGAAGCAcggaaacgtttcactgaagcTCTCTGAGGTGAAACTTTCTGATGAGGGAGGGTACAGGTGTCTCCTTCCCTCATTGCCAAGAGAATCCTTCATTGAGCTTATCGTTG gtgctgcctcctctcctgtcatcaACGTGACcaaaagcagcagtggagtggttttagagtgtgaaagtaaaggctggtacccagagcctgagctgttttggctggacgctgagggaaagctcctctctgctggagctccagagacagtcagaggtcctgatggcctctatactgtcagcagcagagtgactgtggagaagagccacagcaacagcttcacctgcagggttcagcagctcagcatcaaccagagcagggacacacacatccacgtcCCAG gtgctgcctcctctcctgtcctcaaCATGACcaaaagcagcagtggagtggtTTTAGAGTGTGAAAGTAAAGGCTGGTACCCAGAGCCTGAGTTGTTTTGGCTGGACGCTGAGggaaagctcctctctgctggagctccagagacagtcagaggtccTGATGGACTCtatactgtcagcagcagagtgactgtggagaagagccacggcaacagcttcacctgcagggtTCAGCAAAGCAAAATACAGCAAACCAGGGAGACACAGATTCATGTTCCAG atGATCTCTTCCCACCTAATCATGCTATTGCTATCACTGTCCGTGTGGTTGTTCCTGTCATGTGTATTTCTGcagttgtctttattttgtggAAAAAGGAGAGTTTAAGAAATCA AGACCGAGATACAGCGTAA
- the LOC115376888 gene encoding butyrophilin-like protein 2 isoform X1 codes for MNCRRCPLFRLTLFEMTDKSVQKSRMVALVDRGSLPSGRSVMAFCHTVCLLLAHSCHGQHQLIGPPQPIVAIVGDDVILPSHLEPATDAADMPVDWMRPDLDHSLVHQRYKGQEVVTRQNPSYVGRTSLFTDKLKHGNVSLKLSEVKLSDEGGYRCLLPSLPRESFIELIVGAASSPVINVTKSSSGVVLECESKGWYPEPELFWLDAEGKLLSAGAPETVRGPDGLYTVSSRVTVEKSHSNSFTCRVQQLSINQSRDTHIHVPGAASSPVLNMTKSSSGVVLECESKGWYPEPELFWLDAEGKLLSAGAPETVRGPDGLYTVSSRVTVEKSHGNSFTCRVQQSKIQQTRETQIHVPDDLFPPNHAIAITVRVVVPVMCISAVVFILWKKESLRNQDRDTA; via the exons ATGAATTGTCGTCGCTGTCCTCTGTTCCGCCTGACACTGTTTGAAATGACAGACAAAAGTGTTCAG AAGTCAAGGATGGTTGCACTGGTGGACAGAGGGTCTCTTCCATCTGGACGCAGTGTGATGGCTTTCTGTCACACTGTCTGTCTCCTTCTAGCACATTCCTGTCATG GTCAGCATCAGCTGATTGGTCCTCCTCAGCCAATAGTGGCAATagttggtgatgatgtcattctGCCGAGCCACCTGGAACCTGCCACAGACGCTGCAGACATGCCAGTGGACTGGATGAGACCTGACCTGGACCACAGTTTGGTGCACCAGCGGTATAAAGGTCAGGAGGTTGTGACACGTCAAAACCCATCCTACGTGGGAAGAACGTCTCTTTTCACTGACAAACTGAAGCAcggaaacgtttcactgaagcTCTCTGAGGTGAAACTTTCTGATGAGGGAGGGTACAGGTGTCTCCTTCCCTCATTGCCAAGAGAATCCTTCATTGAGCTTATCGTTG gtgctgcctcctctcctgtcatcaACGTGACcaaaagcagcagtggagtggttttagagtgtgaaagtaaaggctggtacccagagcctgagctgttttggctggacgctgagggaaagctcctctctgctggagctccagagacagtcagaggtcctgatggcctctatactgtcagcagcagagtgactgtggagaagagccacagcaacagcttcacctgcagggttcagcagctcagcatcaaccagagcagggacacacacatccacgtcCCAG gtgctgcctcctctcctgtcctcaaCATGACcaaaagcagcagtggagtggtTTTAGAGTGTGAAAGTAAAGGCTGGTACCCAGAGCCTGAGTTGTTTTGGCTGGACGCTGAGggaaagctcctctctgctggagctccagagacagtcagaggtccTGATGGACTCtatactgtcagcagcagagtgactgtggagaagagccacggcaacagcttcacctgcagggtTCAGCAAAGCAAAATACAGCAAACCAGGGAGACACAGATTCATGTTCCAG atGATCTCTTCCCACCTAATCATGCTATTGCTATCACTGTCCGTGTGGTTGTTCCTGTCATGTGTATTTCTGcagttgtctttattttgtggAAAAAGGAGAGTTTAAGAAATCA AGACCGAGATACAGCGTAA
- the LOC115377049 gene encoding butyrophilin subfamily 3 member A2-like, with product MSHLKDGLSIKSQFSVFTALVFHHTAVFLFLTSSCEGQSQLIGPPQPIVAILGEDIILPCHLEPAMDAVAMTVEWARPDLKPKFIYVWRDGVGLLVDQNPSYKDRTSLFINKLNHGDVSLKLSEVKLSDEGRYRCFIPSIRRETFIQLNVGSVSSPVLGINKDPSGVVLECESKGWYPEPELFWLDAEGKLLSAGAPETVRGPDGLYTVSSRVTVEKSHGNSFTCRVQQSKIQQTRETQIHIQGDFFMDITTADCSCSTEHIVIGFAVVFLCISFAFFVYKWRQNKIETKTQEREGEKTESVRNNVELEVLMEGERNREQVSAESDTTKNLDTKNAKLEKQQKKENKEKQMEPGETNRDTNDS from the exons ATGTCTCACCTGAAGGACGGACTGTCCATTAAATCTCAGTTCAGCGTCTTCACTGCTTTGGTTTTCCATCACACTGCTGTCTTTCTATTTCTAACAAGCAGCTGTGAAG GTCAGTCTCAGCTGATTGGTCCACCTCAGCCAATAGTGGCAATACTTGGTGAAGACATCATTTTGCCGTGCCACCTGGAACCTGCCATGGATGCTGTTGCCATGACAGTGGAGTGGGCGAGACCTGACCTGAAGCCCAAATTTATCTACGTGTGGCGTGATGGTGTGGGTCTTCTAGTTGATCAAAACCCATCTTACAAGGACAGAACATCTCTGTTCATTAACAAACTGAACCATGGagacgtttcactgaaactctCTGAGGTCAAACTCTCTGATGAGGGAAGATACAGATGCTTCATTCCCTCGATACGGAGAGAAACCTTCATACAGCTCAATGTTG GTTcagtctcctctcctgtccttgGGATTAACAAAGATCCCAGTGGAGTGGTTTTAGAGTGTGAAAGTAAAGGCTGGTACCCAGAGCCTGAGCTGTTTTGGCTGGACGCTGAGggaaagctcctctctgctggagctccagagacagtcagaggtcctgatggcctctatactgtcagcagtagagtgactgtggagaagagccacggcaacagcttcacctgcagggtTCAGCAGAGCAAAATACAGCAAACCAGGGAGACACAGATTCACATtcaag GTGATTTCTTCATGGACATAACTACAGCTGATTGTAGTTGTTCCACTGAACATATCGTCATTGGCTTTGCTGTTGTCTTCTTGTGTATTAgctttgccttttttgtttataaatggagacaaaacaaaattg AGACCAAGACccaggagagagaaggagagaagactGAATCTGTGAGAAACAACGTAGAACTTGAGGTTCTGATggaaggagaaagaaacagagaacaaGTCAGTGCAGAAAGTGACACAACGAAGAATCTGgacacaaaaaatgcaaaacttgaaaagcaacagaagaaagagaataaagagaaacagatggaacccggagaaacaaacagagacacaaatgACAGCtga
- the LOC115377050 gene encoding high affinity immunoglobulin gamma Fc receptor I-like produces the protein MEVTAVCLSLVMNVLMLLVAQIQRGCFAQNSDAALLHIDPNRLQLFQYEAASLNCEGVDGSTGWRVMRKMKRTIKPCSTNWETSRESSCSIKNAYAADNGEYWCENERGERSNVVNITVTAGSVVLVSPVLPVTEGSDVTLRCETQTTPSNLTADFYKDGFLFGNGSTGEMTIHSVSKSDEGFYKCSISDSEESPESWLAVRALHQEPHPLPWVLVTAVVALPALLLLLLLVGLVVLLRLGKHKGSGETSDANPQQATYAVITIKNRAEPGARTPAPPVTHPCPTEENALYSAISLKTSKKSQSN, from the exons ATGGAGGTCACAgctgtctgcctctcactgG TGATGAATGTGTTGATGCTGCTGGTTGCACAAATTCAGCGTGGCTGTTTTGCTCAGAACAGCG atGCAGCTCTTCTTCACATTGATCCAAACAGACTGCAGCTCTTTCAATACGAGGCTGCCTCTTTAAATTGTGAGGGGGTTGATGGCTCTACTGGATGGAGagtgatgaggaagatgaagagaacAATTAAACCATGCAGCACAAACTGGGAAACGTCAAGAGAGTCCTCGTGTTCCATAAAAAATGCCTATGCTGCTGACAATggggaatactggtgtgagaacgaaaggggagagagaagcaaCGTTGTcaacatcactgtcacag CTGGTTCTGTGGTCCTCGTGAGTCCTGTTCTTCCTGTGACGGAgggaagtgatgtcactctgCGCTGTGAAACCCAGACGACTCCCTCCAACCTCACAGCGGATTTCTATAAAGACGGCTTCCTCTTTGGGAACGGCTCCACAGGAGAGATGACCATCCACAGTGTCTCCAAGTCTGATGAAGGTTTCTACAAGTGCAGCATCTCTGACTCTGAGGAATCACCCGagagctggctggctgtcagag CCCTTCACCAAGAGCCACATCCTTTACCATGGGTGCTTGTCACTGCTGTCGTTGCACTGccggctctgctgctgctgctgctgctggtcggcctggtggtgctgctgcGCTTAGGGAAACACAAAG gctCTGGAGAGACCAGTGATGCTAATCCACAACAGGCAACGTATGCTGTCATCACAATCAAGAACAGAG cAGAACCAGGAGCGAGAACACCTGCCCCACCGGTGACCCACCCATGCCCAACAGAGGAGAACGCTCTGTATTCAGCTATTTCActcaaaacaagtaaaaaatcaCAGTCAAACTGA